The proteins below come from a single Pandoraea apista genomic window:
- a CDS encoding conjugative transfer ATPase, protein MAWSLPWARKAVTPAGPDLDADDAWSQHVSTLAAHGIPEPGSAMGSQPRPPTTEADLQALYGVAPSFADLLPWMEYLPGSKSMLLEDGQSVAGFFELAPVGTEGREMAWLWQARDALENALQDSFDELDENPWVVQLYAQDESTWDTYLRGLADYVRPRAQGSAFTDFYLRFFGHHLRAIAKPGGLFEDTTVTRLPWRGQVRRVRMVVYRRANATTASRRGQSPEQALTTICDRLVGGLANAGVKSRRMEAADIHDWLLRWFNPHPTLLGPSADDRERFYALTRYPEAVEDGEIELASGDFAQRLFFGQPRSDVANGTWLLDGMPHRIIVMDRLRMPPATGHVTGETRKGGDAVNALFDQMPEDTVMCLTVVATPQDVLEGHLNHLSKKSVGETLASEQTRRDVQEARGLIGSAHKLYRGALAFYLRGRDLAQLDARGLQLVNVMLNAGLQPVREEDEVAPLNSYLRWLPCVFDPATDKRQWYTQLMFAQHAANLAPVWGRSQGTGNPGITFFNRGGGPITFDPLNRLDRQMNAHLFLFGPTGSGKSATLNNILNQVTAIYRPRLFIVEAGNSFGLFGDFAARLGMKVHRVKLAPGAGVSLAPFADAHRLVETPSQVQTLDADALDEDRDEAAQAADADEQRDVLGELEITARLMITGGEDKEEARMTRADRSLIRQCILDAAQRCVANQRTVLTRDVRDALRERARDTALPEVRRARLLEMADAMDMFCQGVDGEMFDRPGTPWPEADITIVDLATFAREGYNAQLSIAYISLINTVNNIAERDQFLGRPIINVTDEGHIITKNPLLAPYVVKITKMWRKLGAWYWLATQNIDDLPKAAEPMLNMIEWWICLSMPPDEVEKIARFRELNAAQKALMLSARKEAGKFSEGVILSKSMEVLFRAVPPSLYLALAQTEPEEKAERFQLMQQYGIGELDAAFKIAEKIDRARSIEPLVLDALA, encoded by the coding sequence ATGGCTTGGTCGTTGCCCTGGGCACGCAAGGCCGTCACGCCCGCCGGCCCCGACCTGGATGCCGATGACGCCTGGTCGCAGCATGTCTCGACGCTGGCCGCGCACGGCATTCCCGAGCCCGGCAGCGCGATGGGCAGCCAGCCGCGCCCGCCGACCACCGAAGCGGACCTGCAGGCGCTCTACGGCGTGGCACCGTCCTTCGCCGACCTGTTGCCGTGGATGGAGTACCTGCCCGGCTCCAAGAGCATGTTGCTGGAAGACGGCCAGTCGGTTGCGGGCTTCTTCGAACTGGCCCCGGTCGGCACCGAAGGCCGTGAGATGGCCTGGCTGTGGCAGGCACGCGATGCACTGGAGAACGCGCTGCAGGACTCGTTCGACGAACTCGACGAGAACCCGTGGGTCGTGCAGCTCTACGCCCAGGACGAATCGACCTGGGACACCTACCTGCGCGGGCTGGCCGACTATGTGCGGCCGCGCGCCCAGGGCAGCGCCTTCACGGACTTCTACCTGCGTTTCTTTGGGCACCACCTGCGCGCCATTGCCAAGCCCGGCGGGCTGTTCGAGGACACCACGGTGACGCGGCTGCCGTGGCGCGGCCAGGTCCGGCGCGTGCGAATGGTGGTCTACCGGCGCGCGAACGCTACGACCGCATCGCGGCGCGGCCAGTCCCCCGAGCAGGCGTTGACGACGATCTGCGACCGGCTCGTGGGCGGCCTCGCCAACGCGGGCGTGAAATCCCGCCGCATGGAGGCGGCCGACATCCACGACTGGCTGCTGCGCTGGTTCAACCCGCACCCGACGCTGCTCGGCCCCAGCGCCGACGACCGCGAGCGCTTCTATGCGCTCACGCGCTACCCCGAGGCAGTCGAAGACGGCGAGATCGAGCTGGCCAGCGGAGACTTCGCGCAGCGCCTGTTCTTCGGCCAGCCGCGCTCGGACGTGGCGAACGGCACGTGGCTGCTCGACGGCATGCCGCACCGGATCATCGTGATGGACCGGTTGCGCATGCCGCCTGCGACCGGCCACGTCACCGGCGAAACGCGCAAGGGCGGCGATGCCGTCAACGCGCTGTTCGACCAGATGCCCGAGGACACGGTGATGTGCCTGACCGTCGTCGCGACGCCGCAGGACGTGCTCGAAGGGCACCTGAACCACCTGAGCAAGAAGTCGGTCGGCGAGACGCTGGCTTCGGAGCAGACGCGCCGCGACGTGCAGGAAGCGCGCGGGCTGATCGGCAGCGCGCACAAGCTCTACCGCGGTGCGCTTGCCTTCTATCTGCGCGGACGCGACCTCGCGCAGCTCGACGCCCGCGGCCTGCAACTGGTCAACGTCATGCTCAACGCCGGCCTGCAGCCGGTGCGCGAGGAAGACGAGGTGGCGCCGCTCAACAGCTACCTGCGCTGGCTCCCGTGCGTGTTCGATCCGGCCACCGACAAGCGCCAGTGGTACACGCAACTGATGTTCGCGCAGCACGCGGCGAACCTCGCGCCGGTGTGGGGCCGCAGCCAGGGCACCGGCAATCCGGGCATCACGTTCTTCAACCGCGGCGGCGGGCCGATCACCTTCGACCCGCTGAACCGGCTCGACCGGCAGATGAACGCTCACCTGTTCCTGTTCGGTCCCACCGGCTCGGGCAAAAGCGCCACGCTCAACAACATCCTGAACCAGGTGACGGCGATCTACCGGCCGCGGCTGTTCATCGTCGAGGCGGGCAACAGCTTCGGCCTGTTCGGCGACTTCGCGGCGCGGCTAGGCATGAAGGTGCATCGCGTTAAGCTGGCCCCCGGTGCCGGGGTGAGCCTCGCGCCGTTCGCCGACGCCCACCGGCTGGTGGAAACGCCCAGCCAGGTGCAGACGCTGGATGCCGACGCCCTGGACGAGGACCGCGACGAAGCGGCACAGGCAGCGGATGCCGACGAGCAGCGTGACGTGCTGGGGGAACTGGAAATCACCGCGCGGCTGATGATCACCGGCGGCGAGGACAAGGAAGAGGCGCGCATGACGCGCGCCGACCGCAGCCTGATCCGCCAGTGCATCCTCGATGCGGCCCAGCGTTGCGTGGCCAACCAGCGCACCGTCCTGACGCGCGACGTGCGCGATGCGCTGCGCGAGCGCGCCCGCGATACGGCACTACCCGAGGTGCGGCGCGCGCGGCTGCTGGAAATGGCCGACGCGATGGATATGTTCTGCCAGGGCGTGGACGGCGAGATGTTCGACCGGCCCGGCACGCCCTGGCCCGAGGCCGACATCACCATCGTCGATCTGGCGACCTTCGCACGCGAGGGCTACAACGCGCAGCTTTCCATCGCCTACATCAGCCTTATCAACACGGTCAACAACATCGCCGAGCGCGACCAGTTCCTCGGCCGGCCGATCATCAACGTGACGGACGAGGGGCACATCATCACCAAGAACCCGCTGCTTGCGCCCTACGTCGTCAAGATCACGAAGATGTGGCGCAAGCTCGGCGCCTGGTACTGGCTGGCGACGCAGAACATCGACGACCTGCCCAAGGCCGCCGAGCCCATGCTCAACATGATCGAGTGGTGGATCTGCCTCTCGATGCCGCCCGACGAGGTGGAGAAGATCGCGCGCTTTCGCGAGCTGAACGCGGCGCAGAAGGCGCTGATGCTGTCGGCCCGCAAGGAGGCCGGCAAGTTCAGCGAGGGCGTGATCCTTTCCAAGAGCATGGAAGTGCTATTCCGCGCGGTGCCGCCCAGCCTGTACCTGGCGCTGGCTCAGACCGAGCCGGAAGAGAAGGCCGAGCGTTTCCAGTTGATGCAGCAGTACGGCATCGGCGAACTGGACGCCGCTTTCAAGATCGCCGAGAAGATCGACCGCGCCCGCAGCATCGAGCCGCTGGTGCTCGATGCGCTGGCGTGA
- a CDS encoding JAB domain-containing protein encodes MSYVVADSRPESLSLIAAQHEDWIIRQAIALLEQRIFKAGPMLNSPAAVRDYLHLKLVAEPNEVFAVVFLNSQHQVLAYEPMFKGTVDQTSVYPRVLVQRALALNASAVILAHQHPSGMTVPSAADQALTDRLKAALAIVDVRVVDYFIVGKGTPYSFAESGLL; translated from the coding sequence ATGTCCTATGTCGTCGCCGACTCGCGTCCCGAGTCGCTCAGCCTGATCGCCGCCCAGCACGAAGACTGGATCATCCGCCAGGCCATCGCCTTGCTGGAACAACGCATCTTCAAGGCCGGCCCGATGCTGAACAGTCCCGCCGCCGTGCGCGACTACCTGCATCTGAAGCTGGTCGCGGAGCCCAACGAGGTCTTCGCCGTCGTGTTCCTCAACTCTCAGCACCAAGTCCTCGCCTACGAGCCGATGTTCAAGGGCACGGTCGATCAAACCTCGGTGTACCCGCGGGTGCTGGTGCAGCGCGCCCTGGCCCTCAACGCCTCGGCGGTCATCCTGGCCCACCAGCATCCATCTGGCATGACCGTGCCTTCGGCCGCCGATCAGGCGCTGACCGACCGGCTCAAAGCCGCCCTGGCGATAGTCGATGTCCGGGTGGTGGATTACTTCATCGTCGGCAAGGGCACGCCGTACTCCTTCGCCGAATCCGGCCTGCTGTAG
- a CDS encoding TIGR03757 family integrating conjugative element protein gives MTAPFLKPIPRLRCTRIACAGGLLLCLLGQDASAADVLVVTDSRHPVQSASGARVIELDLPERIEAELAAGLPADPGRAAALVQQRLRDGSQALQRRIGSAYQGVADAWGLGLAKVPAVVVDRRYVVYGEPDVARAVARIESHRRAQP, from the coding sequence ATGACGGCTCCCTTCTTGAAACCCATCCCGCGGCTGCGGTGTACGCGCATCGCCTGCGCGGGAGGGCTGCTGCTGTGCCTGCTCGGCCAGGACGCATCCGCAGCCGACGTGCTGGTCGTGACCGACAGCCGCCATCCCGTGCAGTCCGCATCCGGCGCGCGCGTGATCGAGCTGGATCTGCCCGAGCGCATCGAGGCCGAACTGGCCGCGGGCCTGCCTGCCGATCCGGGCCGCGCGGCCGCGCTCGTGCAGCAACGCCTGCGCGATGGCAGCCAGGCACTACAGCGCCGCATCGGCAGCGCCTACCAGGGCGTCGCCGATGCCTGGGGCTTGGGGCTGGCCAAGGTGCCTGCCGTGGTGGTCGATCGCCGCTACGTGGTCTACGGCGAGCCCGATGTCGCGCGCGCCGTGGCACGCATCGAATCACATCGGAGGGCACAGCCATGA
- a CDS encoding DsbA family protein, with amino-acid sequence MRIPRFAPSRTVLVVALLMAAALTTAAWLGLRPQSPPAEPDFPSAEATPAPATAPAGPPWRYGRADARFTVVEYADLECPFCRAYFAVLKRWIDAHPDVSWQWHHLPLPLHEPAASAGARLVECVGEAGGQAAFWQAAEWVYTHTRGDGQGLPEGLRYPDLTPAAQQCLDSDRPDALIRAQSASAAQEGIKVTPTLRLQDRQSGKTLLLHGPVEGDALLSAIDLLAASAAAEPASKEMPAESLGDMPR; translated from the coding sequence ATGCGCATCCCTCGCTTCGCGCCGTCCCGCACCGTCCTTGTCGTCGCGCTGCTGATGGCCGCGGCCCTGACAACGGCCGCATGGCTCGGCCTGCGGCCGCAGTCGCCGCCCGCCGAACCCGATTTTCCTTCGGCAGAAGCAACGCCTGCGCCGGCAACGGCACCAGCCGGCCCGCCCTGGCGCTATGGCCGCGCCGATGCGCGCTTCACGGTGGTCGAGTACGCCGACCTCGAATGCCCGTTCTGCCGCGCCTACTTCGCAGTGCTCAAGCGCTGGATCGACGCGCACCCGGACGTGAGCTGGCAATGGCATCACCTGCCGTTGCCGTTGCACGAGCCGGCCGCGTCTGCCGGTGCGCGCCTGGTGGAGTGCGTCGGCGAGGCCGGCGGCCAGGCCGCGTTCTGGCAGGCCGCCGAGTGGGTCTACACGCACACCCGCGGCGACGGTCAGGGCCTGCCCGAGGGCCTGCGCTATCCCGACCTCACGCCGGCCGCGCAGCAGTGCCTCGACAGCGACCGCCCCGATGCGCTGATCCGCGCACAGTCGGCGAGCGCGGCGCAGGAGGGCATCAAGGTCACGCCCACGCTGCGCCTGCAGGATCGCCAGTCCGGCAAGACGCTGCTGCTGCACGGCCCGGTCGAAGGAGATGCCTTGCTGTCCGCGATCGACCTGCTGGCGGCCAGTGCAGCGGCCGAGCCCGCATCGAAGGAAATGCCTGCCGAGTCTCTCGGAGACATGCCCAGGTAG